A single window of Pyrus communis chromosome 10, drPyrComm1.1, whole genome shotgun sequence DNA harbors:
- the LOC137746562 gene encoding nuclear transcription factor Y subunit B-3-like: MEFQNQHGTRQSGGPQRSSQMILQSSGESCDNPGPVMNPPLAGSSDNNTEQRAPQCLVREQDRYMPIANVIRIMRRILPPHAKISDDAKETMQECVSEYIAFITGEANERCQREQRKTVTAEDVLWAMGKLGFDNYVEPLTIYLQRYRESESSDRSQFVKREERQLMDYYPPGHAGQVAMMPPPPPSYGPGYYFGPQHGPPMYDPSTMGMFRDCSSSDAGGGGSSSASGAQGENSLGGFDPFGHFK, translated from the coding sequence ATGGAGTTCCAAAACCAGCACGGGACCAGGCAGTCGGGTGGTCCTCAACGATCTTCACAGATGATTCTCCAATCTTCCGGAGAGTCCTGCGACAACCCAGGTCCTGTAATGAATCCGCCCCTGGCCGGCAGTAGCGACAACAACACTGAACAGAGGGCCCCGCAGTGCCTCGTTCGCGAGCAGGATCGGTACATGCCGATAGCCAACGTGATACGCATAATGCGGAGGATATTACCCCCGCATGCAAAAATATCTGACGACGCCAAGGAGACCATGCAGGAGTGTGTGTCCGAGTACATCGCCTTCATAACCGGCGAGGCCAACGAGCGCTGCCAGCGCGAGCAGCGCAAGACTGTCACTGCTGAGGATGTCCTCTGGGCAATGGGAAAGCTTGGGTTTGACAACTACGTCGAACCCCTCACCATTTACCTCCAACGCTACCGGGAGTCTGAGAGTTCCGACCGCTCTCAGTTTGTGAAGAGGGAGGAGCGCCAGCTAATGGACTATTACCCTCCCGGGCATGCTGGGCAGGTTGCAATGATGCCTCCCCCGCCACCATCTTATGGGCCGGGATATTATTTCGGGCCCCAGCATGGTCCTCCCATGTATGACCCCTCGACGATGGGAATGTTTAGGGACTGTTCCTCCTCTGATGCTGGTGGAGGCGGGTCGTCGTCGGCTTCTGGGGCGCAGGGTGAGAACTCGTTGGGGGGATTTGACCCGTTTGGTCACTTCAAATGA